A window of Polaribacter litorisediminis contains these coding sequences:
- the trhA gene encoding PAQR family membrane homeostasis protein TrhA has translation MQIKNSSTQIKKELVNSIVHGFGIIFGIVSIPILIAFAIKSDNTVGIIGAAIYGFCFLQLFTFSTLYHGFQNAQAKRILEILDHISIYFLIAGTYTPFLLMYLQDVFGITLLSILWSLTAVGIIFKIFFTGKWKVFSTLIYIAMGCIMVVGGSTFFESIPANILTMILIGCALYLIGVIFYLWDKYPYNHAVWHFFVLTAAVCHYVAILLAVTAN, from the coding sequence ATGCAAATAAAAAACTCAAGTACACAAATTAAGAAAGAACTCGTAAATAGCATCGTGCATGGTTTCGGAATTATTTTTGGCATTGTAAGTATTCCTATTTTAATAGCCTTTGCCATTAAAAGTGATAATACTGTGGGCATCATTGGTGCGGCTATTTATGGATTTTGTTTTTTACAGCTTTTTACTTTTTCTACACTTTACCATGGTTTTCAAAATGCCCAAGCAAAACGCATTCTCGAAATTCTGGATCACATCAGTATTTATTTCTTAATAGCAGGTACATACACGCCATTTTTATTGATGTATTTGCAAGATGTTTTCGGCATTACTTTGTTATCAATTTTATGGAGTTTAACGGCAGTGGGTATTATTTTTAAAATTTTCTTTACAGGAAAATGGAAGGTGTTTTCAACATTAATTTATATCGCTATGGGGTGTATTATGGTTGTTGGTGGAAGCACTTTCTTTGAAAGTATTCCCGCAAATATCCTCACAATGATTTTAATAGGATGTGCTCTTTATCTTATTGGTGTTATTTTTTATTTGTGGGATAAATATCCTTATAACCATGCAGTTTGGCATTTTTTTGTATTAACAGCGGCTGTTTGTCATTATGTGGCTATTTTACTAGCGGTTACAGCGAATTAA
- a CDS encoding undecaprenyl-diphosphate phosphatase gives MNLIESIILAVIEGITEYLPVSSTGHMIIASSFMRIASDDFTKLFTIVIQLGAILSVVVLYWKRFFQSWDFYFKLLVAFIPAVVLGLLLNDVIDSLLESPITVAISLIIGGFILLKVDDWFKANEEYDEANPTAHTEISYMMALKIGFFQCLAMIPGTSRSGASIVGGMTQKINRKVAAEFSFFLAVPTMFGATAKKSYDYYKEGFELTSDQINYLIVGNILAFIVALIAIKSFIDYLSKKGFKVFGYYRIVLGIALLIIHFFIYKLSI, from the coding sequence ATGAATTTAATAGAGTCTATTATTTTAGCTGTGATAGAAGGCATCACAGAATATTTACCTGTATCTTCAACAGGGCACATGATTATAGCATCCTCCTTTATGCGCATCGCTTCAGATGATTTTACAAAGCTTTTTACAATTGTAATTCAATTAGGAGCCATTTTATCGGTAGTTGTTTTGTATTGGAAGCGCTTTTTTCAAAGTTGGGATTTTTATTTTAAGCTATTAGTGGCATTTATTCCTGCAGTAGTTTTAGGATTGCTTTTAAATGATGTCATAGATAGTTTGTTAGAAAGTCCTATAACGGTGGCTATTTCTCTGATTATTGGAGGTTTTATTCTATTAAAAGTTGATGATTGGTTTAAAGCAAATGAAGAATATGATGAGGCAAACCCTACAGCGCACACCGAAATAAGTTATATGATGGCATTAAAAATTGGCTTTTTTCAATGTTTAGCCATGATTCCTGGAACCTCTAGAAGTGGTGCAAGTATTGTTGGTGGAATGACGCAAAAGATTAACAGAAAAGTTGCTGCAGAATTTTCTTTCTTTTTAGCAGTACCAACAATGTTCGGAGCAACCGCAAAAAAGAGTTATGATTATTATAAGGAGGGTTTTGAGCTTACTTCAGATCAAATTAATTATTTAATTGTTGGTAATATTCTTGCTTTTATTGTGGCATTAATTGCTATTAAATCTTTTATTGATTATTTAAGTAAAAAAGGATTTAAAGTCTTTGGTTATTATAGAATTGTTTTAGGAATTGCTTTGTTAATCATTCACTTTTTTATCTATAAATTAAGTATTTAA
- a CDS encoding cell division protein FtsX encodes MSSKFDSYQKRRLQSSYISVVISIALVLFMVGILGFVLLKSTSVANLVKEKVAITLFIKDKVTQKQIKTFRESLLKEDFTKNVVYTSKAQAAEKYSAEIGEDFLKFLGENPLKNGIDIYLKADFVTPEKMEALEKKFQKNLFVADVSYDKPLINILTKNIKRISFWLLVLSSFFAVIAMILINSSIRLSIYSKRFNIKTMQMVGATKGFIRKPFIWRSIKLGMVGALLALAGLAVVVYYLDKYIPSLNFLEDYITLGYIAAGVIFSAFIITMLSTFFATQRFLNLRTDELYY; translated from the coding sequence ATGTCTTCAAAATTTGACTCCTATCAAAAAAGGCGCTTGCAATCTTCTTACATTTCTGTTGTAATAAGCATTGCTTTGGTACTTTTTATGGTGGGTATTTTAGGATTTGTTTTATTAAAATCTACTTCTGTTGCCAATTTGGTAAAAGAAAAAGTAGCAATTACACTTTTTATAAAAGATAAAGTAACGCAAAAACAAATAAAAACGTTTAGAGAATCTCTTTTAAAAGAAGACTTTACAAAAAATGTTGTGTATACAAGTAAAGCGCAAGCAGCAGAAAAATATAGTGCAGAAATTGGCGAAGATTTCTTGAAGTTTCTTGGCGAAAATCCACTAAAAAACGGAATTGATATCTACTTAAAGGCAGATTTTGTAACTCCAGAAAAAATGGAGGCATTAGAAAAAAAATTCCAAAAAAACTTATTTGTTGCAGATGTTTCTTATGACAAACCACTCATTAATATATTAACTAAAAACATTAAGCGAATTAGTTTTTGGTTGCTAGTTTTAAGCAGTTTCTTTGCTGTAATCGCCATGATTTTAATTAACAGTTCTATAAGATTATCCATTTATTCAAAGCGTTTTAATATTAAAACGATGCAAATGGTGGGCGCAACGAAAGGTTTTATTAGAAAACCATTTATTTGGCGCAGTATAAAACTAGGAATGGTGGGTGCTTTATTAGCATTAGCAGGATTAGCAGTGGTTGTTTATTATTTAGACAAATACATACCAAGCTTAAATTTTTTAGAGGATTATATTACGTTAGGATATATCGCCGCAGGCGTTATTTTTTCGGCATTTATCATTACAATGTTAAGTACTTTCTTCGCTACACAGCGTTTTTTAAACTTACGAACAGACGAGCTATATTATTAA
- a CDS encoding response regulator, translating into MYLYKSSDLYMNVLKKINIVLVDDHQILRDGLRSLIEQKSNLHIVGEAADGRFAIKLCAKLVPDVVITDVAMAGLNGIEAARQIHKNHPNIKIIGLSMHANKKFIQGMFKAGAFAYLLKDGDTDELITAITTVMQNKKYLSKNVNQDYLTLLHENNVVHEKKISSRETEVLQLLTEGNTSKEIGELLFLSSKTVDVHRNNLMKKLDLYTIPDLTKYAIREGLTSLGD; encoded by the coding sequence ATGTACCTTTATAAAAGTTCGGATTTGTATATGAATGTTTTAAAGAAAATAAATATTGTTTTAGTTGATGATCATCAAATACTTCGTGATGGTTTAAGAAGTCTTATTGAGCAAAAGTCTAATTTACATATTGTAGGAGAAGCTGCAGATGGTAGATTTGCTATTAAATTATGTGCAAAATTAGTTCCTGATGTTGTTATTACAGATGTCGCCATGGCTGGCTTAAATGGTATAGAAGCCGCAAGACAAATTCATAAAAATCATCCCAACATTAAAATTATAGGTCTTTCTATGCATGCCAACAAGAAATTTATTCAAGGGATGTTTAAAGCTGGTGCCTTTGCTTATTTATTAAAAGATGGAGATACTGATGAGTTAATTACCGCGATTACGACTGTGATGCAAAATAAAAAATATCTTTCTAAAAATGTCAATCAAGATTATCTTACGCTTTTACACGAAAATAATGTGGTTCATGAAAAAAAAATAAGTTCAAGAGAAACTGAAGTTTTACAACTGCTAACAGAAGGAAATACGTCTAAAGAAATTGGTGAATTGTTATTTTTAAGCTCTAAAACAGTAGATGTACATAGAAATAATTTAATGAAAAAATTAGACCTATATACCATACCTGATTTAACCAAATATGCAATTCGAGAAGGCTTAACTTCATTAGGAGATTAA
- a CDS encoding sigma-70 family RNA polymerase sigma factor: MRQLKISKQVTNRDAKSLDKYFQEISKIDLITADEEVELAVKIKAGDERALDSLVQANLRFVVSVAKQYQNQGLKLSDLINEGNLGLVKAAKRFDETRGFKFISYAVWWIRQAIMSALAEQSRIVRLPLNKIGSISKIKKIYSKLEQRNERIPTYVEIANELDTTVNDVALSMKNSGRHLSMDAPFREGEESNLYSILGSDESPRPDRNLMKQSLSLEITNALGSLSYKEASVIKMFFGIGQTSPCSLTEIGETFNITRERVRQVKQRAIKRLQRKSSTEVLRTYLG; encoded by the coding sequence ATGAGACAACTTAAAATTAGCAAACAAGTAACCAATCGTGATGCCAAATCTTTAGACAAATATTTTCAAGAAATAAGTAAAATAGACCTAATTACTGCCGACGAGGAAGTAGAATTAGCGGTGAAAATAAAAGCAGGAGATGAAAGAGCCTTAGATAGTTTGGTTCAAGCTAACTTAAGGTTTGTAGTTTCTGTAGCAAAACAATATCAAAATCAAGGTTTAAAGTTATCTGATTTAATTAATGAAGGTAATTTAGGCTTGGTAAAAGCTGCAAAACGCTTTGATGAAACAAGAGGTTTTAAGTTTATATCGTATGCTGTTTGGTGGATACGACAAGCGATTATGTCTGCTTTAGCAGAGCAATCTAGAATTGTGCGTTTGCCATTGAATAAAATTGGGAGCATCAGCAAAATTAAAAAGATATACTCTAAATTAGAGCAGCGCAATGAGCGCATCCCTACTTATGTAGAAATTGCCAACGAATTAGATACCACCGTTAACGATGTAGCCTTAAGTATGAAAAATTCTGGACGCCATTTGTCTATGGATGCACCCTTTAGAGAAGGTGAAGAATCAAATTTATACAGTATATTAGGTTCTGATGAATCTCCTAGACCCGACAGAAATTTGATGAAACAATCCTTAAGTTTAGAAATTACAAATGCTTTAGGATCCTTAAGTTATAAAGAGGCATCGGTCATTAAAATGTTTTTTGGAATTGGACAAACATCTCCTTGTAGTTTAACCGAAATAGGGGAAACTTTTAATATTACAAGAGAACGTGTAAGACAAGTAAAACAAAGAGCCATCAAAAGATTACAAAGAAAATCTAGTACAGAAGTATTGAGAACTTACTTAGGATAA
- a CDS encoding DUF5689 domain-containing protein — translation MKTSKTTILILAFLASISFISCVEDADYSVPQSIGNEENIRLNNILDSITSNQLELKPISELKELYISGTEPLKISSNIVVKGYVVSSDQKGNYFREFYMQDAPENPTSGIKIAVNLTNNYNKFNIGREVYIYLKDLYLGETNSGDGIIAIGGKVSPSDEKEIESISTNQIRNHLYRSEKTEIIVPKLVSLAGLNASDIGTFVQVQEVIFPADLSGKSYVDPTEDFDTQRKIQTCQTLGYADLLLETSSFASFANKALPIGGGTINAIVSKDFGGDFLVLVLNSADDVSMVGNRCETLSESDFPTILLAEDFEASSGEISITDWLNYREEGTQSWRSYTDTYSQSKAARVGSRNSGNANTVTWLITKSVNLETTTEEFLSFETSNSFANGSDLEVLISVDWDGTPSNITAATWDILPAKIVADGENFKNWVHSTYIELSNYSGTAYIAFRYTGTGNINFDGTFELDNIKINAR, via the coding sequence ATGAAAACGAGCAAAACAACCATTTTGATACTAGCATTTTTGGCGAGTATTTCATTTATTTCTTGCGTAGAAGATGCAGATTATTCAGTACCTCAAAGTATCGGTAACGAAGAAAATATAAGATTAAACAATATTTTAGATAGCATTACTAGTAATCAATTAGAACTAAAACCAATCAGCGAATTAAAAGAGTTATACATTTCAGGAACTGAGCCGCTTAAAATAAGTTCAAATATTGTGGTGAAAGGGTATGTGGTTTCTTCAGATCAGAAAGGGAATTATTTTAGAGAATTTTATATGCAAGACGCTCCAGAAAATCCGACATCAGGAATAAAAATTGCGGTGAATCTCACCAATAATTATAACAAGTTTAATATTGGTAGAGAGGTGTATATTTATCTAAAAGATTTATATCTAGGCGAAACCAATTCTGGTGATGGCATCATTGCTATCGGAGGAAAAGTGAGTCCATCAGATGAAAAAGAAATAGAAAGTATTTCAACAAATCAAATTAGAAATCATTTATATCGTTCTGAAAAAACTGAAATTATTGTTCCTAAACTGGTTTCTTTAGCGGGGTTAAATGCGTCGGATATTGGTACATTTGTGCAAGTGCAAGAGGTTATTTTTCCTGCGGATTTATCAGGAAAATCCTATGTGGATCCTACAGAAGATTTTGATACACAACGCAAAATACAAACCTGCCAAACATTGGGATATGCAGATTTACTTCTAGAAACAAGCTCTTTTGCAAGTTTTGCAAATAAAGCATTACCCATTGGCGGAGGAACTATAAATGCAATCGTTTCTAAAGATTTTGGGGGTGATTTTTTAGTTTTGGTTTTAAACTCGGCAGACGATGTTTCTATGGTAGGCAATCGATGTGAAACGTTATCAGAAAGTGATTTTCCAACCATTTTATTAGCGGAAGATTTTGAAGCTTCATCAGGAGAAATTAGTATTACAGATTGGTTAAATTATAGAGAAGAAGGCACACAATCTTGGCGATCTTATACAGATACTTATTCACAGAGCAAAGCGGCAAGAGTAGGTTCTAGAAATTCAGGTAATGCAAATACGGTAACGTGGTTAATTACAAAAAGTGTAAATTTGGAAACCACAACGGAAGAGTTTTTATCTTTCGAAACTTCCAATAGCTTTGCTAACGGAAGTGATTTAGAAGTTTTAATTTCTGTGGATTGGGATGGAACGCCAAGCAATATTACGGCAGCAACTTGGGATATTCTGCCTGCAAAAATTGTTGCTGATGGAGAAAATTTTAAAAATTGGGTACATTCAACATATATAGAGTTATCTAATTATTCAGGTACGGCATACATCGCTTTTAGATATACAGGAACTGGAAATATTAATTTTGATGGAACTTTTGAATTAGATAATATTAAAATAAACGCTAGATAA
- the mce gene encoding methylmalonyl-CoA epimerase has product MDKIEHIGIAVKDLEKSNQLFAALFGEKHYKTEEVLSEGVKTSFFKTGPNKIELLEATNSESPIAKFIAKKGEGIHHIAFAVTDIKAEIKRLKEEGFVVLNEIPKKGADNKLVAFLHPKTTNGVLIELCQEID; this is encoded by the coding sequence ATGGATAAAATAGAACATATCGGAATTGCAGTAAAGGATTTAGAAAAATCGAATCAATTATTTGCGGCTCTCTTTGGAGAAAAACATTACAAAACAGAAGAAGTACTTTCTGAAGGAGTAAAAACTTCTTTTTTTAAAACAGGACCTAATAAAATAGAATTATTGGAAGCTACCAATTCAGAAAGTCCAATTGCAAAGTTTATTGCTAAAAAAGGAGAAGGAATTCATCATATTGCTTTTGCAGTCACTGATATTAAAGCAGAAATAAAAAGATTGAAAGAAGAAGGTTTTGTGGTTTTAAATGAAATTCCCAAAAAAGGTGCAGACAATAAATTAGTTGCTTTTTTGCATCCAAAAACTACCAATGGAGTTTTAATTGAGTTATGTCAAGAAATTGATTAG
- the arfB gene encoding alternative ribosome rescue aminoacyl-tRNA hydrolase ArfB gives MNQKTILSELQFKATRSSGAGGQHVNKTSSKIELSFDLENSNSLNENDKELLKAKLSSKLTKDNILILFCEETRSQHRNKEIAIKRFLELLKTNLIRPKKRRKTKPSKGTLLKRVETKKRTSVKKALRKKPKLN, from the coding sequence ATGAATCAAAAAACGATACTTTCTGAATTACAATTTAAAGCAACTAGAAGTTCTGGTGCTGGCGGACAACACGTAAATAAAACTTCGTCTAAAATTGAATTATCTTTCGATTTAGAAAATTCTAATTCCTTAAACGAGAATGATAAAGAACTACTAAAGGCAAAACTATCATCAAAATTAACTAAAGACAATATCTTAATCTTATTCTGTGAAGAAACAAGGTCACAACATAGAAATAAAGAGATTGCCATTAAACGCTTTTTAGAATTGTTAAAAACGAATTTAATTCGCCCTAAAAAAAGAAGAAAAACAAAACCAAGCAAAGGAACTCTTTTGAAAAGAGTTGAAACTAAAAAAAGAACTTCTGTAAAAAAAGCACTCCGTAAAAAACCAAAACTTAATTAA
- the truB gene encoding tRNA pseudouridine(55) synthase TruB, giving the protein MTEEDFKNGQVLLIDKPLTWTSFQAVNKLRWHIKQRFKIKKIKVGHAGTLDPLATGLLILCTGKQTKEIHTYQNQIKEYTGTFTLGATTPSYDLETEINQTFPIDHLTENLLKKTTKQFVGDIQQKPPIFSAIKKDGKRLYELARKGETTEIKARTVTVDCFELTKINLPEVDFRIVCSKGTYIRSLAYDFGNALNSGAHLSALRRTKIGEFSVENASSIEDFIKNLEN; this is encoded by the coding sequence ATGACGGAAGAAGATTTTAAAAATGGTCAAGTTTTATTGATTGATAAACCACTGACATGGACTTCTTTTCAGGCAGTAAATAAACTGCGTTGGCACATTAAACAACGATTTAAAATTAAAAAAATTAAAGTGGGTCATGCCGGAACTTTAGATCCGTTAGCAACCGGTTTGTTAATTCTCTGCACAGGAAAACAAACGAAAGAAATACATACCTATCAAAATCAAATAAAAGAATATACAGGTACTTTTACGCTAGGCGCAACAACGCCAAGCTATGATTTAGAGACAGAAATCAATCAAACGTTTCCTATAGATCATCTTACAGAAAATTTATTAAAAAAAACGACCAAACAGTTTGTTGGTGATATTCAACAGAAACCACCCATTTTTTCTGCAATTAAAAAAGATGGAAAACGTTTATATGAATTAGCAAGAAAAGGTGAAACTACTGAAATAAAAGCAAGAACCGTTACTGTTGATTGTTTTGAGCTTACAAAAATAAACCTACCCGAGGTAGATTTTAGAATTGTTTGTAGCAAAGGTACTTACATTCGTTCTTTGGCGTATGATTTCGGAAATGCACTCAACTCAGGAGCGCATTTATCAGCTTTAAGAAGAACAAAGATTGGTGAATTTTCTGTTGAGAATGCTTCTTCAATTGAAGATTTTATTAAAAATTTAGAAAACTAA
- a CDS encoding TonB-dependent receptor: MKKISIFLFLFVSILANAQSYQLSGKVIDKNKEPLPGASILVKELKKGTSADFDGNFSFTLKKGTYTIEVSFLGYKTISEKIILSKNEEYIIQLNSDETVLDEVLVAAVRANTDIPVTFSNLSKKEIAKRNLGQDIPVLLNYMPSVVSSSDAGAGIGYTYMSVRGSNSERINVTLNGIPFNDAESHGSFWVNLGDFASSTENLQLQRGVGTSTNGSGAFGASLNILTDAVSEEAFGEISNSFGSFNTRKHTVKFSTGKINDHIEIAGRLSNISSDGYVDRAFADLKSYFLQGSYTDENTLIKAITFGGKEQTYQAWFGLTADELAEDRRQNPYTYDNETDNYEQNHYQLHWNEKLNENWSTNLGLNYTKGSGYFEQFKDGEDAADFNNLIADGSDVIVRRWLDNDFYVVNFNTNYKKDNLNFITGISYSNYTGDHFGEVIWGSELAQNVNIRDRYYFSDAKKTDFSAFAKITFAINEKLSGYADLQGRFVGYQTEGITNDIVPIDVDRTFNFFNPKFGFTYKINPNNNLYTSFAIANREPNRNDFENGVNTPETLNDFELGWRLNKESVKINTNIYYMDYTNQLVLTGALDDVGQPIRATSGNSYRLGLEIDADITFSEKFSIRPNAAFSTNKNKDFFITRDGNTAPQPLGNTDISFSPDVIIGNMFTYMPAENLQFTFLTKYVGAQLMSNFSSAISDTDVLDSFFTSDLNAVYQINPKKIFKSITFTALINNIFNVEYVDRGYYFTFDDTWSAQGVTTTVDGAGYYPQATRNFLIGVTLRF, from the coding sequence ATGAAAAAAATATCTATTTTTTTATTCTTGTTTGTAAGTATACTTGCAAACGCCCAATCGTATCAACTTTCAGGAAAAGTTATCGATAAAAACAAAGAACCTTTGCCAGGAGCATCTATTTTGGTAAAAGAACTTAAAAAAGGAACTTCCGCAGACTTTGATGGCAACTTTAGCTTTACACTTAAAAAAGGAACCTATACCATAGAAGTCTCTTTTTTGGGTTACAAAACAATTTCAGAAAAAATTATACTTTCTAAAAATGAAGAATATATAATTCAACTGAATTCTGATGAAACCGTTCTAGATGAAGTTTTAGTTGCTGCTGTGCGTGCAAACACAGACATTCCGGTTACGTTTTCTAACCTATCAAAAAAAGAAATTGCAAAACGTAATTTAGGGCAAGACATTCCTGTTTTACTAAATTACATGCCTTCTGTGGTTTCTTCTAGTGATGCCGGCGCAGGTATTGGATACACGTATATGAGTGTGCGTGGTTCTAATTCAGAAAGAATTAATGTAACCTTAAATGGTATCCCATTTAACGATGCAGAAAGTCACGGTTCTTTTTGGGTAAATTTAGGCGATTTTGCATCCTCTACAGAAAACTTGCAGTTGCAACGTGGCGTTGGAACCTCTACCAACGGTTCTGGTGCTTTTGGTGCAAGTTTAAATATTTTAACAGATGCCGTTTCCGAGGAGGCTTTTGGAGAAATATCCAACTCTTTTGGTTCTTTTAACACCAGAAAACATACCGTAAAATTTAGTACCGGTAAAATTAATGATCATATAGAAATTGCCGGTCGTTTGTCTAATATTTCTTCTGATGGCTATGTAGACAGAGCTTTTGCAGATTTAAAATCGTACTTCTTACAAGGAAGTTATACCGATGAAAACACCCTAATAAAGGCGATTACCTTTGGTGGAAAAGAACAAACCTACCAAGCTTGGTTTGGTTTAACAGCAGATGAATTGGCTGAAGACAGAAGGCAAAATCCGTATACGTATGACAATGAAACAGACAACTACGAACAAAATCATTATCAATTGCATTGGAATGAAAAATTGAATGAAAATTGGTCAACAAATTTAGGCTTAAATTACACCAAAGGATCAGGATATTTTGAGCAATTTAAAGATGGTGAAGATGCTGCAGACTTTAATAATTTAATTGCCGATGGTAGCGATGTGATTGTAAGACGCTGGTTAGATAATGATTTTTATGTAGTTAATTTTAACACTAACTATAAAAAGGATAACTTAAACTTTATTACCGGCATTTCTTATTCAAATTATACTGGAGATCATTTTGGAGAAGTAATTTGGGGCAGTGAATTGGCACAGAATGTAAATATTAGAGATCGTTATTATTTTTCTGACGCCAAAAAAACAGACTTTTCTGCTTTTGCAAAAATAACGTTTGCTATCAACGAAAAACTTTCTGGATATGCAGATTTACAAGGACGTTTTGTAGGATACCAAACCGAAGGAATTACCAACGATATAGTACCGATTGATGTGGATAGAACCTTTAATTTTTTCAATCCAAAATTTGGTTTTACCTATAAAATAAACCCTAATAATAATTTGTATACCTCATTTGCTATTGCCAATAGAGAACCAAATAGAAACGATTTTGAAAACGGAGTGAACACTCCTGAAACTTTAAATGATTTTGAATTAGGGTGGCGTTTAAATAAAGAAAGCGTTAAAATAAACACCAATATATATTATATGGATTACACCAATCAACTCGTTTTAACAGGTGCTTTAGATGATGTGGGGCAACCTATCAGAGCAACTTCTGGAAACAGTTATAGACTTGGTTTAGAAATTGATGCAGATATTACCTTCTCAGAAAAATTCTCGATAAGACCCAATGCAGCTTTTAGTACTAATAAAAATAAAGATTTCTTTATTACAAGAGACGGAAACACAGCGCCACAGCCTTTAGGAAATACAGATATTTCTTTCTCGCCAGATGTAATTATCGGAAATATGTTTACCTATATGCCCGCAGAAAATTTGCAGTTTACATTTTTAACCAAATATGTGGGAGCACAATTGATGAGTAATTTTAGCAGCGCAATTTCTGATACAGATGTTTTAGATAGTTTTTTTACGTCTGATTTAAATGCAGTATATCAAATAAATCCGAAGAAAATTTTTAAATCAATTACATTTACCGCGTTAATAAACAACATTTTTAATGTAGAATATGTAGATAGAGGTTATTACTTTACATTTGATGATACTTGGTCTGCACAAGGTGTTACCACTACCGTAGATGGTGCCGGATATTATCCGCAAGCTACAAGAAACTTCTTAATTGGTGTTACTTTACGTTTTTAA
- a CDS encoding DUF3098 domain-containing protein, protein MENKMNQEQEFLFGKRNYIIMLIGIVFIALGFIFMAGGGSDDPNVFNEEIYNWQRIRLAPTLVIIGLGIEIYAILAHPKK, encoded by the coding sequence ATGGAAAATAAAATGAATCAAGAACAGGAATTTTTATTTGGTAAAAGAAACTATATTATCATGTTAATTGGTATTGTTTTTATTGCGCTCGGCTTTATTTTTATGGCAGGTGGTGGTAGTGATGATCCTAATGTTTTTAATGAAGAAATTTATAATTGGCAACGTATTCGTTTAGCACCAACTTTGGTAATTATTGGATTAGGTATAGAAATTTATGCTATTTTAGCCCACCCTAAAAAATAA